The Clostridium sp. DL-VIII DNA window GCAATAAAACATGCTATTGTGAATGGATACAGAAGTATTGATGGTGCAGCTATATATGGCAATGAAGAAGCTATGGGGGAAGGTATAAGAGAAGGAATTAAGGCAGCAGGAATAAAAAGAGAAGATATGTTTATTACATCTAAGGTATGGAATGCAAATTTAGCATATGAAGATGCATTAAAAGCATATGATAAAAGTATAAAGAAGATAGGCGTTGAATATTTAGACTTATATCTTATCCATTGGCCAGTAAAAGGGAAATATAAAGAAGGATATAAAGCATTGGAGCATTTATATAAAGAAGGACGAGTAAAAGCAATAGGCGTAAGTAATTTCCAAGTTCATCATCTTGAAGATTTAATGAGTGATGCAGAAATCAAACCTGTAATAAATCAAGTGGAATTTCACCCATACTTAACGCAGCACAAAGTTAGAGAATACTGCAAAAATAATAATATTCAAGTAGAAGCATGGTCTCCATTAATGACAGGTAAGTTATTAGATAATGAAGTATTAAAAGAAATTGCAACCAAGTACAATAAGACTACTGCTCAGGTTATATTGCGTTGGGATATAGATAGTGAGGTAGTAACTATACCTAAATCAACTAATGAAGGTAGAATACTTGAAAATTCTAATATATTTGATTTCAGCTTGACAAGAGAGGAGATTGAAAAAATAGATTCCTTAAATAAGGATTTTAGAATAGGTTCCGATCCAGACAATTTCGATTTTTAATATAATAATATAAATGAAGAAGATGGCCTAAAACCAAGAAATTTTCTAGTTTGAGGCCATTTTTTTATTTATGCAGTACATCCTTATATTCCTTATGTGCTGAAAATTCCTTCTCAGCAAACCAACACGTTGGAACTATTTTTTTGTTATTTTCCCTTGCAAAATCAACAACTCTTTTTACCAACTGCTCACCAATATTTTGTCCTCTTAATTCTTGAGATACAAATGTGTGGTCGAGTATAATTATATTTTCTCCGCTATTAACATAACTTACTACTGCCTTAATATGATCTTCATCATCGCCTAAGTAAAATTTATTAGTACCTTCTTTAAAGTCCAATATATAATCACCTCAATTCTTAAATTAAATATGTGTTTTATATTAAAAATACTTCTCTTAAATAAAATATCCAAAGTTTTTCAAAATAATGTACAGAAATTTAAAGTTAGCACTAATATAATATATTGCTTTCTTTTATTCGGCTAATAGCTTCATTGATTTCATCAACTGGGAGTACTAAAGCAAATCTTACATAGCCTTCCCCAAGAGATCCAAAGGCACTGCCAGGTGTACATATAACCCCGGTTTTGTCCATTAGGTCCATACAAAATTCATATGAGCTAGTATATTTA harbors:
- a CDS encoding aldo/keto reductase, which codes for MINNINGRITLNNGTKMPWLGLGVFRVKDGTELINAIKHAIVNGYRSIDGAAIYGNEEAMGEGIREGIKAAGIKREDMFITSKVWNANLAYEDALKAYDKSIKKIGVEYLDLYLIHWPVKGKYKEGYKALEHLYKEGRVKAIGVSNFQVHHLEDLMSDAEIKPVINQVEFHPYLTQHKVREYCKNNNIQVEAWSPLMTGKLLDNEVLKEIATKYNKTTAQVILRWDIDSEVVTIPKSTNEGRILENSNIFDFSLTREEIEKIDSLNKDFRIGSDPDNFDF
- a CDS encoding GNAT family N-acetyltransferase — its product is MDFKEGTNKFYLGDDEDHIKAVVSYVNSGENIIILDHTFVSQELRGQNIGEQLVKRVVDFARENNKKIVPTCWFAEKEFSAHKEYKDVLHK